The Urbifossiella limnaea genome has a window encoding:
- a CDS encoding helix-turn-helix domain-containing protein — translation MCARADRPRLPLIDWLEVKPGVIYSTADLAGLMGVSESTAIRWVRGKRLSALPRGSARAPYRILGVELLKLLGNQAGALSRPSETASQRGARVEAAKARVRQLVGDSLGSRARRAPIPELGPPAAPH, via the coding sequence ATGTGTGCTCGGGCGGACAGGCCTCGCCTGCCGCTGATCGATTGGCTGGAGGTGAAGCCGGGGGTGATCTACTCGACCGCGGACCTGGCCGGTCTGATGGGGGTGTCCGAGTCGACCGCGATCCGCTGGGTCCGCGGCAAGCGGTTGTCGGCTCTACCGCGGGGCTCGGCGCGGGCACCATACCGCATCCTCGGCGTGGAACTGCTGAAACTCCTCGGCAACCAGGCCGGCGCTCTCAGCAGGCCCTCGGAGACAGCGAGTCAAAGGGGTGCCCGGGTGGAGGCGGCCAAGGCCCGAGTGCGGCAACTGGTCGGCGACTCCCTTGGATCGCGGGCGCGTCGGGCGCCGATCCCCGAACTCGGGCCGCCGGCGGCTCCGCACTGA